The following proteins are encoded in a genomic region of Lachnospiraceae bacterium KM106-2:
- a CDS encoding translation initiation factor 3, producing the protein MINEQIRDREIRLIGQDGEQLGVMSSRDAMKLAREAELDLVKIAPTAKPPVCKIIDYGKYRYELARKEKEAKKKQKTTDIKEIRLSPNIDQNDLNTKANQARKFITKGDKVKVALRFRGREMAHIGMSKQILDTFFEKLEDVAVIEKPAKMEGRSMIMVIAEKR; encoded by the coding sequence ATGATTAATGAGCAAATCAGAGACAGAGAAATCCGTTTAATCGGTCAAGATGGCGAACAATTAGGTGTTATGTCATCTCGTGATGCAATGAAACTAGCCAGAGAGGCTGAGTTGGATTTAGTAAAGATTGCTCCAACCGCAAAACCACCCGTATGTAAAATTATTGATTACGGAAAATACAGATACGAATTAGCTCGTAAAGAAAAAGAAGCTAAGAAGAAACAAAAAACAACTGATATTAAAGAGATCCGTTTATCTCCAAATATTGATCAAAATGATCTTAATACGAAAGCTAACCAAGCTAGAAAGTTCATCACAAAAGGTGACAAAGTTAAGGTTGCGCTTCGATTTAGAGGTAGAGAAATGGCTCATATTGGTATGAGTAAACAAATCTTAGATACATTCTTTGAAAAGCTTGAAGATGTTGCTGTAATTGAAAAACCTGCTAAAATGGAAGGCAGAAGTATGATTATGGTAATTGCGGAAAAACGTTAA
- a CDS encoding LSU ribosomal protein L35p → MPKIKTSRAAAKRFKKTGTGKLKRMKAYKSHILTKKSQKRKRNLRKSIVVDATNVKNMKKILPYL, encoded by the coding sequence ATGCCAAAAATTAAAACAAGCAGAGCTGCTGCGAAACGTTTCAAAAAAACAGGTACAGGTAAATTAAAGAGAATGAAAGCTTATAAGAGCCATATCTTAACTAAGAAATCTCAAAAGAGAAAAAGAAATCTTAGAAAATCTATCGTAGTAGATGCAACAAACGTAAAGAATATGAAGAAAATTTTACCTTATTTATAA
- a CDS encoding LSU ribosomal protein L20p, whose protein sequence is MARIKGGMKAKQRHNKVLKLAKGYRGARSKQYRVAKQSVMRALTSSFAGRKERKRQFRQLWIARINAAARMNGLSYSKFMYGLKLADVQVNRKMLSEMAINDAEGFTALCELAKSKLA, encoded by the coding sequence ATGGCAAGAATTAAAGGCGGAATGAAAGCTAAACAAAGACATAACAAAGTGCTAAAATTAGCTAAAGGTTATAGAGGCGCTAGATCTAAACAATATAGAGTAGCGAAACAATCTGTAATGAGAGCATTAACTTCCTCATTCGCAGGTAGAAAAGAAAGAAAGAGACAATTCAGACAATTATGGATCGCACGTATCAACGCTGCAGCTAGAATGAATGGTCTTTCATACAGCAAATTTATGTATGGTCTTAAATTAGCTGATGTTCAAGTTAATAGAAAAATGTTATCTGAAATGGCTATCAACGATGCTGAAGGATTCACAGCTTTATGTGAATTAGCAAAATCTAAATTAGCTTAG
- a CDS encoding threonyl-tRNA synthetase, with translation MKITLKDGSSKEYASSMSVIDIAADISEGLARMACAGEINGEVVDLRTVVDKDCELNILTFNDQHGKDAFRHTTSHVLAQAVKHLYPNAKIAIGPAIEDGFYYDFDCESFDRAALDKIEAEMKKIIKQGEELEYFTLPREEAIAFMKEKEEPYKVELIEDLPEGETISFYRQGDFTDLCCGPHLMNTKAIKAFKLISSSGAYWRGSEKNKMLTRVYGTSYTKKADLQAHLDRLEDIKKRDHNKLGREMELFTTVDVIGQGLPLMMPKGVQIMQTLQRWIEDEEERRGYMRTKTPLMAKSDLYKISGHWDHYKDGMFVLGDEENDKEVLALRPMTCPFQYYVYKASQKSYRDLPCRYGETSTLFRKEDSGEMHGLTRVRQFTISEGHLIIRPDQTHDELKGCFELARYCLQTLGVEEDVTYRLSKWDPENKEKYLGDNEYWETTQAQLRDILVENGVAFTEAEGEAAFYGPKIDIQAKNVYGKEDTMITIQLDCAIAEQFDMYYIDENGDKKRPYIIHRTSMGCYERTLAWLIEKYAGLFPTWLCPEQVRVLPISEKYHDYANKVAAELKNNGVRCTVDERAEKIGYKIRETRLNRVPYMLVVGQNEEEQGLVSVRSRYLGDEGQKSLETFVDDICKEIRTKEIRKIEVEENK, from the coding sequence ATGAAAATTACATTAAAAGATGGATCAAGTAAAGAATATGCAAGTTCAATGTCAGTTATCGATATTGCAGCAGACATCAGTGAAGGCCTTGCAAGAATGGCATGTGCCGGTGAAATTAATGGAGAAGTGGTTGATTTAAGAACCGTTGTAGATAAAGACTGTGAATTAAACATTCTTACTTTCAATGATCAACACGGAAAGGATGCTTTCAGACATACAACAAGTCATGTACTTGCACAAGCAGTAAAACATCTTTATCCAAATGCTAAGATTGCAATTGGACCAGCAATTGAAGATGGTTTTTACTATGATTTTGATTGTGAATCATTTGATCGTGCTGCTTTAGATAAGATCGAAGCAGAAATGAAGAAGATCATTAAACAAGGCGAAGAGTTAGAATACTTCACTCTTCCTAGAGAAGAAGCAATCGCTTTCATGAAAGAAAAAGAGGAACCTTACAAAGTTGAATTAATTGAAGATCTTCCAGAAGGAGAAACTATTTCTTTCTATCGTCAAGGAGATTTCACTGATCTTTGTTGTGGACCTCACTTAATGAATACAAAAGCGATTAAAGCTTTTAAGTTAATCTCATCTTCAGGTGCATACTGGAGAGGTAGTGAAAAGAATAAGATGCTTACTCGTGTTTACGGAACTTCTTATACTAAGAAAGCTGATTTACAAGCACATTTAGATCGTTTAGAAGATATTAAGAAACGTGATCATAACAAATTAGGTCGTGAAATGGAATTATTCACAACTGTTGATGTTATTGGTCAAGGTCTTCCATTAATGATGCCAAAGGGTGTTCAAATTATGCAAACTCTTCAACGTTGGATCGAAGACGAAGAAGAAAGACGTGGATACATGAGAACAAAGACTCCTTTAATGGCTAAGAGTGATCTATATAAGATTTCTGGTCACTGGGATCATTACAAAGACGGCATGTTCGTATTAGGTGATGAAGAAAATGATAAAGAAGTATTAGCTCTTCGTCCAATGACATGTCCTTTCCAATACTACGTTTATAAAGCAAGCCAGAAATCATACCGTGATCTTCCATGTCGTTATGGTGAAACTTCTACTTTATTTAGAAAAGAAGATTCAGGTGAAATGCACGGATTAACTCGTGTAAGACAGTTTACAATTTCAGAAGGTCATTTGATCATCCGTCCAGATCAAACTCATGATGAGTTAAAAGGATGTTTCGAACTTGCTAGATATTGTCTACAAACTTTAGGTGTTGAAGAAGATGTAACTTATCGTTTGAGCAAATGGGATCCAGAGAATAAAGAAAAATATCTTGGAGACAATGAATATTGGGAAACAACTCAAGCTCAACTTCGTGATATTTTAGTTGAAAACGGAGTTGCATTTACAGAAGCAGAAGGCGAAGCTGCTTTCTACGGACCAAAGATCGATATTCAAGCGAAAAATGTATATGGTAAAGAAGATACTATGATCACAATCCAATTAGACTGTGCAATCGCAGAACAATTCGATATGTACTATATTGATGAAAATGGAGATAAGAAACGTCCATACATCATTCATAGAACTTCTATGGGATGTTATGAGAGAACATTGGCATGGTTGATCGAAAAATATGCTGGTTTATTCCCAACATGGTTATGTCCAGAGCAGGTAAGAGTCTTACCTATTTCTGAAAAATATCATGATTATGCAAACAAAGTGGCAGCAGAATTAAAGAACAACGGTGTTCGTTGTACTGTTGATGAAAGAGCAGAAAAGATCGGTTACAAGATTCGTGAGACTCGTTTAAATCGTGTTCCATATATGCTTGTTGTTGGTCAGAACGAAGAAGAACAAGGTCTTGTATCGGTAAGAAGCCGTTACTTAGGCGATGAAGGGCAAAAATCTCTTGAAACATTCGTAGATGATATTTGTAAAGAAATTAGAACAAAAGAGATTCGTAAAATCGAAGTTGAAGAAAATAAATAA